One region of Methanobrevibacter sp. genomic DNA includes:
- a CDS encoding oligosaccharide repeat unit polymerase family protein has translation MNFKEIDFFNPLIVVVAILVFLVMGYIGSFDYRFDSPLNISVFSTVIFVSLIFIAGVLIAKRKISISKTKEIDILSEKILVALVLIALSLQTLNLFLIGGIPLFDSVLKSNATTNIWRVAYPLFLIMINILLAKYYSKKYLILIALGAAIFGLNGYRTSVLGILGSSFITLYYLNKISKKMGALFIAIMAIGFLAIGYIATQSIANQNWTLNPLQLLFYRAGFTLKVFEKIIPLAGTTNGHIFSMIFSSGSPRTFIGEYVLHYNVCLTSTLFGPVYLDFGLIGLAVQMFLMGIFLGTMNKLKKGIGVGIYSIILTHTLIWIETGPTDIMIWFLYLLGLILIITNHNHIKLNKN, from the coding sequence ATGAACTTTAAAGAAATTGATTTTTTTAATCCGTTAATTGTTGTGGTTGCAATACTCGTCTTTTTAGTAATGGGTTATATAGGATCATTTGACTATAGGTTTGACAGCCCATTGAACATTAGCGTGTTTTCAACAGTTATCTTCGTAAGTTTAATATTTATAGCTGGAGTGCTGATTGCAAAACGCAAAATCAGCATTAGTAAAACAAAAGAAATCGATATCTTATCTGAAAAAATATTAGTTGCTCTTGTTCTAATAGCATTATCCCTGCAAACACTGAATCTGTTTTTAATTGGAGGAATACCCCTTTTTGATAGTGTTTTAAAATCGAATGCAACAACAAACATTTGGAGAGTTGCATATCCATTATTTTTAATAATGATAAATATCCTACTTGCCAAATACTACAGCAAAAAATATTTAATTTTAATTGCTCTTGGAGCAGCAATATTTGGTCTTAACGGATATAGAACCTCAGTTCTGGGAATTTTGGGAAGTTCATTTATCACATTATATTATCTCAATAAAATATCTAAAAAAATGGGAGCGTTATTTATTGCAATAATGGCTATCGGATTTCTGGCTATCGGATATATTGCAACCCAGTCAATTGCAAATCAAAATTGGACACTGAATCCTCTTCAATTATTATTTTACAGAGCAGGATTTACCCTAAAAGTATTTGAAAAAATAATTCCACTAGCCGGAACAACAAACGGCCATATTTTTAGTATGATTTTCTCATCAGGAAGTCCCAGAACATTTATTGGTGAATATGTACTACATTACAACGTTTGTTTAACTTCCACATTATTCGGACCAGTTTATCTTGATTTCGGATTAATCGGCCTTGCAGTTCAGATGTTTTTAATGGGAATATTTTTAGGAACCATGAATAAATTAAAAAAAGGAATTGGAGTGGGGATTTACTCCATCATTCTAACACATACATTAATTTGGATAGAAACCGGACCAACAGACATTATGATTTGGTTTTTATATTTGCTTGGACTGATCTTAATAATAACCAATCACAATCATATTAAATTAAACAAAAATTAA
- a CDS encoding restriction endonuclease, with product MKKPQLINFIAKVMEDSGFKVHKNFETSQKVIDIYAILPTTIGDFGVVVACKNYDKNFIIGVDVLREMEAVQQSLNASKVTIVASCYFSEQAKSYAHRKNIKLVDRDNLLELAKKYQDRTSQTTLDNTLYDGGASRYIDEEYPEYSYDASDMEYVMHRERNPAMYKNTLYRQVDENPRKGLSSLFNKGNRNSRVLNAPSRNVTTLYNYNSRNSAFERGSLLYNLIQNPIILIVFVVVISYICSYIAGNLLKMDTGIAGLIEMIVALLLSYGLSLYTDRNRDFIVKGTFVFFISLIILIILIFV from the coding sequence TTGAAAAAACCACAATTAATTAATTTCATAGCTAAGGTGATGGAGGACTCCGGTTTTAAAGTTCATAAGAATTTTGAAACTTCTCAGAAGGTTATAGACATATATGCTATTTTGCCTACAACTATCGGGGATTTTGGTGTTGTTGTAGCATGTAAAAATTATGATAAGAATTTTATAATTGGAGTCGATGTTTTAAGAGAAATGGAGGCTGTCCAGCAAAGTTTAAATGCTTCTAAAGTTACTATTGTCGCTTCTTGTTATTTTTCAGAACAAGCAAAGAGCTACGCTCATAGAAAAAATATTAAATTAGTAGATAGGGATAATCTACTTGAACTTGCTAAAAAATACCAGGACAGGACTTCTCAAACTACATTAGATAATACTCTCTATGATGGGGGTGCATCCAGATATATTGATGAGGAATATCCCGAATATTCATATGATGCTTCTGATATGGAATATGTGATGCATAGAGAAAGAAATCCTGCCATGTATAAGAACACTTTATACAGGCAGGTTGATGAAAATCCTCGAAAAGGTTTATCTTCTCTTTTTAACAAGGGCAATAGAAATAGTAGGGTGCTTAATGCACCATCAAGAAATGTGACTACATTATACAATTATAATTCCAGAAACAGCGCTTTTGAAAGAGGTTCATTGCTTTATAACTTAATTCAAAACCCGATAATTTTAATTGTTTTTGTTGTTGTGATTTCATACATTTGTTCATACATTGCAGGCAATCTCTTAAAAATGGATACTGGAATTGCCGGTTTAATTGAAATGATTGTAGCATTGCTTCTTTCATACGGTTTATCCTTATACACAGATAGAAATAGGGATTTCATCGTTAAAGGAACATTCGTATTCTTTATTTCATTAATTATCTTAATCATATTAATTTTTGTTTAA
- the surE gene encoding 5'/3'-nucleotidase SurE has translation MKALISNDDGITSSGILASKKAVENLCDTYVIAPETQQSGIGHALTLFEPLRVNKYTLRDGSPGYGVSGTPTDAVTIGLFEIMDEKPDIMISGINVGFNIGKAELTTSGTIGAAIEAATFGIPTIAISQEVMRDDIKFENGQVKIDFDFAGKMLNKLTKIVLKKGLPEGIDLLNVNVPADPLDEEFEVAKLGKRMYCPVVQQRLDPRGKPYYWIDGEPYEFDEPGSDGYELRKKQKTTITPLKIDLTADMNPLKEWFD, from the coding sequence ATGAAAGCATTGATAAGTAACGATGACGGAATAACCTCTTCAGGTATTCTGGCTTCAAAAAAGGCCGTAGAAAATTTATGTGACACATATGTTATAGCACCGGAGACCCAACAAAGCGGAATAGGTCATGCACTAACATTATTTGAACCATTAAGAGTGAATAAATATACTTTAAGAGACGGCAGTCCCGGCTATGGAGTAAGCGGAACACCAACTGATGCCGTAACCATTGGATTATTTGAAATTATGGATGAAAAACCTGACATCATGATATCCGGCATTAATGTAGGTTTCAATATTGGAAAAGCCGAACTTACAACATCAGGAACAATAGGCGCAGCAATAGAAGCTGCAACATTCGGCATCCCGACAATAGCCATTTCTCAAGAAGTGATGCGTGACGATATTAAATTTGAAAATGGACAGGTGAAAATAGATTTTGATTTTGCAGGCAAAATGCTAAACAAATTAACAAAAATCGTGCTTAAAAAAGGATTGCCTGAAGGAATTGACTTATTAAATGTAAATGTTCCTGCAGACCCTTTAGATGAAGAATTTGAAGTTGCAAAGCTTGGAAAAAGAATGTACTGCCCAGTAGTTCAGCAGCGCTTGGATCCGCGTGGAAAACCATACTATTGGATTGATGGTGAACCTTATGAATTTGATGAACCCGGAAGCGACGGTTATGAATTGAGAAAAAAACAAAAAACTACAATAACTCCATTAAAAATTGATTTAACCGCTGATATGAACCCATTAAAAGAATGGTTTGATTAA
- a CDS encoding LSM domain-containing protein, translating to MSKDKDNVNKLFKQFKNKNVAIDLRGDYQIEGKIIAIDNYLNIILENENGLETVKGGNIIFVSVKE from the coding sequence ATGAGTAAAGATAAAGATAATGTAAACAAACTTTTTAAACAATTTAAAAATAAAAATGTAGCCATTGATTTAAGAGGAGATTATCAAATCGAAGGTAAAATAATAGCTATCGACAATTACTTAAACATCATCCTTGAAAATGAAAATGGTTTGGAAACCGTAAAAGGCGGAAATATTATTTTCGTTAGTGTAAAAGAATAG
- a CDS encoding methanogenesis marker 12 protein, with translation MVFIGMDHGTTGISFCIMSDEGEVLDVFKIGREESKNGLVSATEEITKRVDLDSVKLMAITYAMGDGINKIMPTNKVKNRGILSINGAGKVTGGGTSVFSELESLDVGSIMIPGLHRNSDSLDKLFRAAYSHQASSEKVSIAYNALRETGWSNFIVADISSNSVDILIEDGKIKGAIDACLGAMGVVHGPIDLEMIRDIDENGVLANDCFSHAGAVRIAGIDGKVANMKDQLLENYKKGDEKAKLAIDTLIMTVAMEIAGLDVVCENEVEGIVLTGSIGSATEPFNFEDEINKYFKNKYPLKVISKESGAVGAAQIAMDVYNGKKEILGIEVDIS, from the coding sequence ATGGTATTTATTGGAATGGACCATGGAACTACCGGAATCTCTTTTTGTATAATGTCTGATGAAGGCGAAGTACTTGATGTTTTTAAGATAGGAAGGGAAGAAAGTAAAAACGGTCTGGTTTCTGCAACTGAAGAAATAACAAAACGTGTTGATTTGGATTCTGTTAAACTAATGGCTATTACTTATGCTATGGGTGATGGAATTAACAAGATTATGCCTACAAATAAAGTTAAAAACAGGGGAATTTTATCTATTAATGGTGCAGGCAAAGTTACTGGCGGAGGAACTTCTGTTTTTAGCGAATTGGAATCATTGGATGTTGGTTCAATCATGATTCCCGGGCTTCACAGAAATTCTGATTCTTTAGATAAATTATTCAGAGCGGCTTATTCTCATCAGGCCAGTTCTGAGAAGGTAAGCATTGCATATAATGCTTTAAGAGAAACTGGATGGTCTAATTTTATTGTAGCGGATATTTCATCCAACAGTGTTGATATTTTAATTGAAGATGGCAAAATTAAGGGGGCAATTGATGCTTGTTTAGGTGCAATGGGTGTTGTTCACGGACCAATTGACCTTGAAATGATAAGAGACATTGATGAAAACGGAGTCTTGGCTAACGACTGTTTTTCACATGCAGGTGCAGTTAGAATAGCCGGAATTGATGGTAAAGTGGCTAATATGAAGGACCAGCTTTTAGAAAATTATAAAAAAGGTGATGAAAAAGCAAAATTGGCTATTGATACCTTGATTATGACCGTTGCAATGGAAATTGCCGGTTTGGATGTTGTATGTGAAAATGAAGTTGAAGGTATCGTGCTTACCGGATCTATTGGAAGTGCAACCGAACCATTTAACTTTGAAGATGAAATCAATAAATATTTCAAAAATAAGTATCCTTTAAAAGTGATTTCTAAAGAATCCGGAGCTGTTGGTGCCGCTCAAATAGCAATGGATGTTTATAATGGTAAAAAGGAAATATTAGGTATTGAAGTTGATATTTCCTAA
- the ilvC gene encoding ketol-acid reductoisomerase produces MKMYYDADVNTDALEGKTIAVIGYGSQGRAQSRNMADSGANVIVGVRENGSSWNLVQEDGMTVKTIEDAAKEADIIHILLPDEIQERVYKEQIAPYVESGNTISFSHGYNIHFGLIQPAEDVNIVMFAPKGPGSMVRRTYEEGFGIPGLVAVERDATGDALQLALGMAKACGLTKAGVLETTFKEETETDLFGEQTVLCGGITELINAGFTTLVEAGYQPEIAYFETCHEVKLIVDLIYEKGFAGMWNDVSNTAEYGGLTRGKTIITDEAKEGMKVALKQIQDGTFKKQFADENATDGANLKEMRAAEGKKEIEIVGERLRKACGLQKDE; encoded by the coding sequence ATGAAAATGTATTACGATGCAGATGTAAATACAGATGCTCTTGAAGGAAAAACCATTGCTGTAATCGGTTATGGTTCACAAGGCAGAGCACAATCTAGAAATATGGCTGATAGTGGAGCTAATGTCATTGTTGGTGTAAGAGAAAATGGAAGTTCTTGGAATTTAGTTCAAGAAGATGGCATGACTGTAAAAACTATCGAAGATGCAGCAAAAGAAGCAGATATCATTCATATTTTACTTCCTGATGAAATTCAAGAAAGAGTTTATAAAGAACAGATAGCTCCTTATGTTGAATCTGGAAACACTATCTCATTCTCTCACGGTTACAACATCCACTTTGGTTTAATCCAGCCAGCGGAAGACGTAAACATTGTAATGTTTGCACCTAAAGGACCTGGATCTATGGTAAGAAGAACTTACGAAGAAGGATTCGGTATTCCTGGTTTAGTTGCAGTTGAAAGAGATGCTACTGGCGATGCTTTACAACTTGCATTAGGTATGGCAAAAGCATGTGGTTTGACTAAAGCAGGTGTTTTAGAAACTACTTTTAAAGAAGAAACTGAAACTGATTTATTCGGTGAACAAACTGTTTTATGTGGTGGTATCACTGAATTAATCAATGCAGGATTTACAACTTTAGTTGAAGCCGGTTATCAGCCTGAAATTGCTTACTTTGAAACCTGTCATGAAGTAAAACTCATTGTTGATTTAATTTATGAAAAAGGTTTTGCCGGAATGTGGAATGATGTAAGTAACACTGCTGAATATGGTGGTTTAACTAGAGGAAAAACTATCATTACTGATGAAGCTAAAGAAGGTATGAAAGTAGCTTTAAAACAAATTCAAGATGGAACCTTCAAAAAACAATTTGCTGATGAAAATGCAACTGACGGCGCTAACTTAAAAGAAATGAGGGCTGCTGAAGGTAAAAAAGAAATTGAAATTGTTGGTGAAAGATTAAGAAAAGCTTGCGGATTACAAAAAGACGAATAG
- a CDS encoding carbonic anhydrase: protein MTILEDVLSDNKNFVENFEGKEMSHHAQKKLVILTCMDCRLIDFFEPALGLKRGDAKIIRNAGNSIVGEDAIRSVGAALYNLGAEEVLVVGHTECGMAGADVDALKEKMLERGIKEEDIAQYDLAEWIGGFDDEEENVKNVVEKIKNHPLIPDVPVHGLIIDIVTGELKILVDGY from the coding sequence ATGACTATATTAGAAGATGTTTTAAGTGATAATAAGAATTTTGTAGAAAACTTTGAAGGCAAAGAAATGTCTCACCATGCACAAAAGAAATTAGTTATCCTAACCTGTATGGATTGTAGATTAATTGACTTTTTCGAACCTGCTTTAGGTCTTAAAAGGGGAGATGCAAAGATTATTAGAAACGCAGGTAATTCCATTGTCGGAGAAGATGCAATTAGATCAGTTGGTGCGGCATTATACAATCTCGGCGCCGAAGAAGTATTGGTAGTTGGTCATACTGAATGCGGTATGGCTGGTGCAGATGTAGATGCATTAAAAGAGAAGATGCTTGAAAGAGGTATTAAAGAAGAGGATATTGCTCAATATGATTTGGCTGAATGGATTGGCGGATTTGACGATGAGGAAGAAAACGTTAAAAACGTTGTAGAAAAAATTAAAAACCATCCATTAATCCCTGATGTGCCTGTACACGGTCTTATCATTGATATTGTTACCGGTGAATTAAAAATTTTAGTAGATGGTTATTAA
- the ilvN gene encoding acetolactate synthase small subunit, which produces MVNEYHVISTLVEDKPGVLQKIAGLFNRRGFNIDSITVGVSEVEGLSRMVITVNADKKGLEQVTKQLNKLVDVIKIKDITKNAVNRELCLIKVKVPNEKARAEIMQYTNIFRAKIVDVSEETLIIELTGDIDKIDAFISLLKSYGIKKISRTGLTAMSRGV; this is translated from the coding sequence ATGGTTAATGAATATCATGTTATTTCCACATTAGTAGAGGATAAACCAGGTGTTTTACAAAAAATTGCAGGATTATTTAATAGGAGAGGATTTAACATTGACAGCATTACTGTTGGAGTGTCTGAAGTTGAAGGATTATCCCGTATGGTAATTACTGTTAATGCAGATAAAAAAGGCCTTGAACAGGTTACAAAGCAATTAAATAAATTAGTTGATGTTATCAAGATTAAAGATATTACTAAAAATGCAGTTAATAGGGAATTATGTCTTATAAAAGTAAAGGTCCCTAACGAAAAAGCAAGAGCTGAAATTATGCAATATACTAATATTTTCAGAGCAAAAATCGTTGATGTTTCTGAAGAAACGTTAATTATTGAACTTACTGGAGATATTGATAAAATTGATGCATTTATATCTTTATTAAAAAGCTACGGAATCAAAAAGATTTCCCGTACCGGTCTTACCGCGATGTCTAGAGGTGTATAA
- a CDS encoding acetolactate synthase large subunit, whose product MRGGEAIIESLKNMGVKTIFGYPGGQTIPFYDMLYDADLDHILVRHEQCAAHAADGYARASGRVGVCLATSGPGATNLVTGIATAYMDSSPILAITGQVPTHLIGNDAFQEADIVGITMPITKHSFQPKDPNLIPSMIKSSFEIAASGRPGPVLIDVPKEVQEGELSSFDDSLIETPGYNPTTKGNIRQIRKACDLIKEAKRPMILAGAGVVISNACCELEKLAHTINAPVMTSLLGKGAIDETDDLALGMLGMHGRKVSNDYINESDLLIAIGIRFSDRTTGRLDSFLPDTKVIHIDIDPAEIGKNVDVDLPIVGDAHNVLTSLNNSLKDYKVSPDVLKWSNMIQEKKQELRPRVTYSDIPLKPQTVIKEIAEVLTPESILTTDVGQNQMWAAHFFEIQKPRKFISSGGLGTMGFGFPAAIGAKVACPENPVVSICGDGGFLMVCQELATVREYDIPVIAVVFENRTLGMVYQWQSLLYNERHSQTLLGNSPDFVKLAESFGVNAVRITKPGETKEELASAIKDNEPILFNVVIDSQEALPMLPPGAGINEMIGEYKLEKDVI is encoded by the coding sequence ATGAGAGGCGGAGAAGCAATAATCGAATCCCTTAAAAATATGGGGGTTAAAACAATATTTGGTTATCCTGGCGGACAAACCATACCATTCTATGATATGTTATATGATGCAGACTTGGATCATATATTAGTTAGACACGAACAATGCGCAGCTCATGCAGCAGATGGATATGCAAGAGCTTCAGGCCGTGTGGGTGTGTGTTTGGCAACTTCCGGTCCAGGTGCAACAAACCTTGTAACTGGTATTGCTACAGCATATATGGATTCTTCTCCAATTTTAGCTATTACTGGACAGGTTCCTACTCATTTAATTGGAAATGATGCATTTCAAGAAGCCGATATTGTTGGAATTACAATGCCAATTACAAAACACAGTTTTCAACCAAAAGACCCTAATTTAATCCCTTCTATGATTAAATCTAGTTTTGAAATTGCAGCCAGCGGAAGACCGGGCCCAGTTTTAATTGATGTTCCAAAAGAAGTTCAGGAAGGTGAATTGTCAAGTTTTGATGATTCTTTAATTGAAACTCCAGGTTATAACCCTACCACTAAAGGAAATATTAGACAAATCAGAAAAGCTTGTGATTTAATAAAAGAAGCTAAAAGGCCAATGATTTTGGCAGGTGCAGGTGTTGTTATATCTAATGCATGTTGTGAGTTGGAAAAACTTGCACATACAATCAATGCTCCTGTTATGACTTCGCTTTTAGGTAAAGGGGCTATTGATGAAACTGATGATTTGGCATTGGGGATGCTTGGTATGCATGGTAGAAAAGTTTCCAATGATTATATTAATGAATCTGATTTGTTAATAGCTATCGGTATTAGGTTTTCAGATAGAACTACTGGCAGATTGGACAGTTTCCTTCCTGATACTAAAGTTATTCATATAGATATTGACCCTGCAGAGATAGGTAAAAATGTAGATGTTGACTTGCCTATTGTAGGAGATGCTCACAATGTTTTAACTTCGCTGAATAATTCTTTAAAAGATTATAAGGTTTCACCGGATGTACTTAAATGGAGCAATATGATTCAAGAGAAAAAGCAGGAATTGCGTCCAAGAGTAACTTATTCAGACATTCCCTTAAAACCACAGACTGTTATAAAAGAAATAGCTGAAGTTCTAACTCCAGAATCAATTTTAACCACTGATGTTGGTCAGAATCAAATGTGGGCGGCACACTTCTTTGAAATTCAAAAACCGCGTAAATTCATATCTTCAGGCGGACTTGGAACTATGGGATTCGGATTCCCTGCGGCTATCGGTGCTAAAGTTGCCTGTCCTGAGAATCCGGTTGTTTCAATTTGTGGTGACGGCGGATTTTTAATGGTTTGTCAGGAATTGGCTACTGTTCGTGAATATGACATACCTGTTATTGCAGTTGTTTTTGAAAATAGGACATTGGGAATGGTATATCAATGGCAAAGCTTACTGTATAATGAAAGACATTCACAGACTTTGCTTGGAAATAGTCCTGACTTTGTTAAACTGGCGGAAAGTTTTGGAGTAAATGCGGTCAGAATTACAAAACCTGGTGAAACTAAAGAGGAATTGGCTTCTGCAATTAAAGATAATGAACCGATTTTATTTAATGTAGTAATAGATTCTCAAGAGGCATTGCCTATGCTTCCTCCTGGAGCGGGAATTAATGAAATGATTGGTGAATATAAACTTGAAAAGGATGTGATTTAA
- a CDS encoding DUF2085 domain-containing protein, which yields MYLTCADIMKLTKYICHRKPERSFFIGNHQFPVCARCTGFYTGLLVYLIYNYFYQHSYDLNMLIISMILMIPVAIDGFTQYLGKRESTNNLRFITGFIGGIGLIIFMKIIIRWILYVL from the coding sequence ATGTATTTAACCTGTGCTGATATAATGAAATTAACAAAATACATTTGCCATAGAAAACCTGAGAGAAGTTTCTTTATCGGAAATCATCAGTTTCCGGTTTGTGCAAGATGCACCGGATTTTATACCGGCTTACTGGTCTATTTAATTTACAATTATTTTTACCAACACAGTTACGATTTAAATATGCTAATAATTTCAATGATTCTGATGATACCTGTGGCAATAGACGGTTTTACCCAATATCTTGGTAAAAGAGAAAGTACGAATAATTTAAGATTTATCACAGGATTCATAGGTGGAATAGGATTAATAATATTCATGAAAATAATTATAAGGTGGATTTTATATGTTTTGTAG
- a CDS encoding zinc-ribbon domain-containing protein has protein sequence MFCRNCGEENPEEAVFCKNCGTKLKEEEVKKARVIETPAQEKTYTSYTSTQQSTTSASSSDSSDTICCCLCLIGIFILFAIGSLSP, from the coding sequence ATGTTTTGTAGAAATTGCGGTGAAGAAAATCCTGAAGAAGCGGTATTCTGTAAGAATTGTGGAACAAAGTTAAAAGAAGAAGAAGTTAAAAAAGCAAGAGTGATTGAAACACCTGCCCAAGAAAAAACATATACTTCATATACCAGTACTCAACAAAGCACAACATCAGCCAGTTCATCCGATAGTAGCGACACCATTTGCTGCTGTTTATGTTTAATTGGTATCTTTATACTTTTTGCAATAGGATCACTTAGCCCCTAA
- the argF gene encoding ornithine carbamoyltransferase: MGSLLSITDIKDDVNHILDLACRIKAGEVEEKPLEGKTLAMIFQKSSTRTRVSFDVGMYQLGGRAIFLSSNDLQMGRGEPISDTAKVLSRFVDGIMIRAIEHDDVIELAKHSDVPVISGLTNFEHPCQALADMLTIKEHFGSLKGRKICFVGDGNNVCNSLLLIAPLLGMDMSVACPKKYEPSQDILKTAKEYAAENNTEIVISDDIGVALENVDVVYTDVWVSMGDEVEAKQRKIDFAPFQVNSDLMSIANDGAIFMHCLPAVRGQEVTSEVIDGPQSVIYDEAENRMHAQKAVLYYYMKD; this comes from the coding sequence ATGGGTAGTTTATTATCAATTACAGACATTAAAGATGATGTTAATCACATTTTGGATTTGGCCTGTAGAATTAAAGCAGGTGAGGTAGAGGAAAAGCCTCTTGAAGGTAAAACATTAGCAATGATTTTCCAGAAATCATCAACCAGGACTAGAGTTTCTTTTGATGTGGGAATGTATCAGTTAGGCGGAAGGGCAATCTTTTTATCTTCTAATGATTTGCAAATGGGCAGAGGGGAACCAATTTCCGATACTGCAAAAGTTTTAAGCCGTTTCGTTGATGGAATAATGATTCGTGCAATAGAACATGATGATGTAATTGAATTGGCTAAACATTCTGATGTTCCAGTTATCAGCGGATTAACCAATTTTGAACATCCTTGTCAGGCACTGGCTGACATGCTGACAATCAAAGAGCATTTCGGCAGTTTGAAAGGTAGAAAAATCTGCTTTGTAGGAGATGGAAACAACGTATGCAATTCCCTTTTATTAATCGCTCCCCTTCTTGGCATGGACATGTCTGTAGCTTGCCCTAAAAAATATGAACCTTCACAGGATATTTTAAAAACCGCAAAGGAATATGCGGCAGAAAACAATACTGAAATTGTCATAAGTGATGATATCGGTGTTGCCCTTGAAAATGTCGATGTTGTATATACTGATGTTTGGGTAAGTATGGGTGATGAAGTCGAAGCAAAACAGAGAAAAATTGATTTTGCTCCATTTCAGGTAAATTCTGATTTAATGAGTATAGCTAATGATGGAGCTATTTTCATGCATTGTTTGCCTGCTGTTAGAGGTCAGGAAGTAACCAGTGAAGTTATTGACGGACCGCAATCTGTTATCTATGATGAGGCAGAAAACAGGATGCATGCTCAAAAGGCAGTTTTATATTATTATATGAAAGATTAG
- a CDS encoding TMEM175 family protein: MTSDDSKDLGKIKSEIYEKIEILKEDVKSQEELEKLNKFTYYLSTHFAQDDEIKTEKLDKLNKGLSYYQRFKQAIEKKIDIDPGRLMALTDGIFGMVMTLLVFGIALPELQINNYVSFLTFFSSLSPTIGITIVSFILLSCFWIYHHEFIKLNNINIPYLWINIFFLICISFVPFTTSLIGNYSHFFLSEVIFGMNIFLTIVFFLLMYSYAYSRDFLDNSPSKKERNYVYQTFGMIMVLTIIVNFLDFKVSGNFIYLFLLVPIISTIRDIRFKNE, from the coding sequence ATGACTTCTGATGATTCTAAGGATTTGGGTAAAATAAAATCTGAAATATATGAAAAAATAGAGATTTTAAAAGAAGATGTCAAATCCCAGGAAGAATTAGAAAAATTAAATAAATTTACTTATTATTTATCTACTCATTTTGCTCAGGACGATGAAATCAAAACTGAAAAATTAGATAAACTTAATAAAGGTTTAAGTTATTATCAGCGTTTTAAACAAGCCATTGAGAAAAAAATCGACATTGACCCTGGAAGATTAATGGCTCTTACCGATGGAATTTTTGGAATGGTAATGACTCTTTTGGTTTTTGGTATTGCACTTCCGGAATTGCAGATTAATAATTACGTTTCATTTTTAACCTTTTTTTCAAGTTTAAGCCCCACTATCGGAATTACCATTGTCAGTTTTATTTTATTGAGCTGTTTTTGGATTTACCATCATGAATTTATAAAATTAAATAATATTAATATTCCCTATTTATGGATAAATATCTTCTTTTTGATTTGCATATCCTTTGTTCCTTTTACAACTTCATTAATAGGAAATTATTCTCATTTCTTTTTATCTGAAGTAATTTTCGGGATGAACATCTTCCTAACAATTGTATTTTTCTTATTGATGTATAGCTATGCCTATTCCAGAGATTTTCTAGATAATTCACCTTCAAAAAAGGAGAGGAATTATGTTTATCAGACTTTTGGAATGATAATGGTTTTAACTATTATTGTAAATTTCCTGGATTTTAAGGTTTCAGGTAATTTTATTTATTTATTCTTATTAGTTCCTATAATTTCCACAATTAGGGATATAAGATTTAAAAATGAATGA